A window of Rhinolophus ferrumequinum isolate MPI-CBG mRhiFer1 chromosome X, mRhiFer1_v1.p, whole genome shotgun sequence contains these coding sequences:
- the LOC117029370 gene encoding transcription factor BTF3-like, translating into MKETIMNQEKLAKLQAQVRIGGKGTARRKKKVVHRTATADDKKLQFSLKKLGVNNISGIEEVNMFTNQGTVIHFNNPKVQASLAANTFTITGHAETKQLTEMLPSILNQIGADSLTSLRRLAEALPKQSVDGKAPLATGEDDDDEVPDLVENFDEASKNEAN; encoded by the coding sequence ATGAAAGAAACTATCATGAACCAGGAGAAACTCGCCAAACTGCAGGCACAAGTGCGCATTGGTGGGAAAGGAACTGCTCGCAGAAAGAAGAAGGTGGTTCACAGAACAGCTACAGCAGATGATAAAAAACTTCAGTTCTCCTTAAAGAAGTTAGGGGTAAACAATATCTCCGGTATTGAAGAGGTGAATATGTTCACAAACCAAGGGACAGTGATCCACTTTAACAACCCTAAAGTTCAAGCCTCTTTGGCAGCGAATACTTTCACCATCACAGGCCACGCTGAGACCAAGCAGCTGACAGAAATGCTACCCAGCATCTTAAACCAGATCGGTGCAGACAGTCTGACTAGTTTAAGGAGACTGGCTGAAGCTCTGCCCAAACAATCTGTGGATGGAAAGGCACCACTTGCTACCGGAGAGGATGACGATGATGAAGTTCCAGATCTTGTGGAGAATTTTGATGAGGCTTCCAAGAATGAAGCAAACTGA